The DNA segment CTAATAGCCCTATATATGCCTTTTAAGGAGAAGAGACCGGCCGAAGAAAAGACAGCGTTGTGGTCTCCACGAAGGTTACAAAGACTCATTGTCACGTGACCACCACTATTCTTCAGAGTCTTATAATATGTGTGTTATATAGCTCATATgtataaacatttatttatagaatttagATAGTTTTGTATTTGCTTGTAGACCATTCAAGAATCTTTAGCACTATACTCGAGTTTCAGGTTAAATAAGCGAGGGCCTATAAGATCTATAGAATTTAATATTAAGCATTCAGCATCAATATGCTTTGGCCCAAGACTGTGGACGTTAGTGGGTTTTGCTTTGGGCATTACAACCGAAGTGTACTTTACCATGACTTCTAAGCTGATGGGCTTAACTTTATAGCCCATTGCACACATCTGGAACTTTTTGCGTTAAGAAATAGTATTATTTTTGCGTTAagggtaatatttttttagtgaatcATCGTTTTGTCGTTTTCAAAAGTTGTATGGAATCCAGTGGTGGCTTGAAACTCTAATGGAAGAAGTATGAGCAGCAATGCTTCTTTGGAGTTTACATCCTAATCGTTCCATTCGATTAGACTTCCATATATAAACCGCCTAACGTAACGCATATTTaacattattatttcttttaaattaattaagttaATCATCAAATTGCTAATGtcggtttatttattttacggtCACTGATTAGTTATTGGTAgttaataaaaatcttattatataaaaaaatcaaaactatttttcacaagaaaataacataaaatcaatcaggaaaaggatatatatcgagattttttaaaaattgggttaaattaaattaatcggAAAACGAGAAGACTAAggagttatttatttttatttggctAATTAAAAACGTTAATTATAGAAAATTAAGATTCGGTGGctgatttagaaaatatttccTTTCTCAATATCTCGTCGACTCAATAGAAGCTTCTATCGTTTCCCTGAAGAAAAAGCTTTTATCGTTTGCGTCTCCGATGGCGTCTCACTGGATCCCTGAAGATGACTTTCGTCTCAGAAAATCCATCGAGGTTTTAGCTTTcacgaaaccctaatttccactatgttttttttttctgcaatCTTCTACTACATCACATGTTCTTGTCTTTTCGTATCTCGTGTTTTTGTAACGTGATGATGTTACTGCATCTTGAGCTAAAACTCTAGATCACTGCAGCGTTTAAACCCTAGAATCAACATGCTAGCTTGTGTCTCAAGTAATTCAATCAAAACTTGATTAGATTGACTCTCACGAGTTTCTTATTGATTATTTACCGATATGATATAGATCTTGAATATTTAAATCCAGGATTTTCAATTTTCTAATCATTATTTTGCAATTTTCTTATCATTATTCTTGTTATAATATAGAATGGAGCTTCTCTAGAGTCACTAGCTAAAGGAGCAGTCAAGTTCTCTAGGAGATTCACACTATCAGAACTAAGAGATCGATGGCATTCTCTTCTGTACAACCCTCATGTCACATCTCTATCTTCATCAGTCGCATTCGACCACACGTACTCGGATCGGTTTCTTCCACAAACTCATCATAACCATCATCACGGAACACCAGTCAGGTCTGAGTATTACACGGCGTGTAAGAGGAGGCGTTTGGAGGAGATGTATCCTCTTAGTAACGTTGATAACTGTGTCATTAACGAAGATCTTGATCACGTTGCGTTTGGAGGAAACGCGTTCGAAGGCTCTGAGTATTTCGACTTGGAGTTTGATGCGGTTGATTTGGCAATCATTCATAACTCTTTCCCAGGTATCATGCCTCAAGAAGCTGATGATGATGGAATGGTGAATCAGTTATTCAACGATTGTGATGTTTCGgacacaacaacaacagcaaatGCATTAGAACAGCTTTTGCTTCAAGAAGACTCTGAAGATCCTATGTTTCAATCTTTCAACGAGACAACATCAGTGTCACATGACCAAGCGGAGACTTGGATTGATCCAGAGTATTTGCCAAGCCAACCTGAGGAGTATTGTCATAGTGCTGAGCCATCACCTGATTGGGACCCGCATCCAGAAGTCATTAACGGTGTTATCATATGCACTTTAAACAAAGAGTCTAATGAGATTCCAAATAACGATGATATTGACTTTACTATGTACACACAGAAAGCTCGAAACCCGTCATCATCACTGAGGAAGCATATGAGACCACCTCCGTATCCAAACAGAGGACCATCATCATCGTCATTACAAGCCAGATGTAATAATGACATGTTCCACAGTTCTGGTAATGGAGATAGTGTTGTTACAGAACAAGGAAGTTGTTCTAATGCATTCAAGGCTAGCTATACCGAGAAAGCTACTTCTAGTTTTACTACAACTACTTCAACATCACAACAACACTATGAACATACTTTGAGTTCAGAGATGGATATAACTACTCCAATgttacaagaagaggaagacaacGATGAAATTGAGAGTGATGAAGATTTGCCTTCCTATTCAGATGTTGAAGCTATGGTATATAAACTCTTACAAGCCTGTgaaatttattgttttaatttactaaaattctgtttcttttttcttaaccAATCAGATTCTTGGgatggaccttgaaccaattggTCAAGACCGGTACGAGTTGGAAGGTAACTAACTGAGCTGTCACACaatctatagtttttttttttttgccggaTCTTGTCTTTTGTTTAACGAAGATGTGATGATGATTGTGTGTAGCGTCAAGATATCGAAACGAGGAAGTGGCGCGAATGATAATGAGATTAGAGCAGAGTTCTAAGTCTTACATGAACCGTAACATCACTTCTCATGAAGCTTTTGCTATGCTATACGGAAGCTCCAAGCATTACATTAATAAACCTGAGGTTATTGAAAAATTCTTTTGAAGGTGCTTAACTAAAGTTACTAAtcatttgtttaaaataataaacgtTTTCATTATTATTCAGGTGTTACTTGGACGAGCGACTGGTGAATATCTAGTGGATATCGACTTAGCAAAGTCAGGGTCTTGGAAAAAAATCTCTAGACGACAGGTAATGACgttatttcataatattaacatgtattgatttgtttttatacGTTTTTGATCGATGGAGAGATTCAAAGTGTgagttttatttgattttt comes from the Brassica napus cultivar Da-Ae chromosome A7, Da-Ae, whole genome shotgun sequence genome and includes:
- the LOC106355996 gene encoding uncharacterized protein LOC106355996; its protein translation is MASHWIPEDDFRLRKSIENGASLESLAKGAVKFSRRFTLSELRDRWHSLLYNPHVTSLSSSVAFDHTYSDRFLPQTHHNHHHGTPVRSEYYTACKRRRLEEMYPLSNVDNCVINEDLDHVAFGGNAFEGSEYFDLEFDAVDLAIIHNSFPGIMPQEADDDGMVNQLFNDCDVSDTTTTANALEQLLLQEDSEDPMFQSFNETTSVSHDQAETWIDPEYLPSQPEEYCHSAEPSPDWDPHPEVINGVIICTLNKESNEIPNNDDIDFTMYTQKARNPSSSLRKHMRPPPYPNRGPSSSSLQARCNNDMFHSSGNGDSVVTEQGSCSNAFKASYTEKATSSFTTTTSTSQQHYEHTLSSEMDITTPMLQEEEDNDEIESDEDLPSYSDVEAMILGMDLEPIGQDRYELEASRYRNEEVARMIMRLEQSSKSYMNRNITSHEAFAMLYGSSKHYINKPEVLLGRATGEYLVDIDLAKSGSWKKISRRQALIKLKKDGCFVIKNLGKFSIWINEKEVQHGEIVNISNNSLIQIREMSFIFETNEKAVKRYLDGIHK